The Pectobacterium sp. A5351 genome contains the following window.
CATTTTTCGTGCTTTTGGTCAGCGCACGAACCGTCAATGGCAGTTCGTAAGCACCCGGCACCCAAACAACGGTGATATTTTCGTCTTTAACCTGACCGATGCGTTTCAATGCATCAACCGCACCTTCCAGCAGGCTGTCGTTAATAAAATGGTTAAAACGCGCAATCGCAATCGCCACACGGGCATCAGGAGTAGCAACAACACCTTCGATAACGTTCATAGCTTTCCTTGTATCTGGTCTTTATGGCCCGCAGGGGGGGCGGATTCTATCATAATTTTTGTTGGCACGTATCCGGTTTTGTCGGACCAGCACCACGTATTTACATACACATCAGAATTTAGGCTTCAGGCGCAATCGCAAATCTGGGCCAATATGGCGAACGTCTGCGATATCGAATTCCGGAGTCTGAGACAGTTGATCAAGTCCTGGCAAGAGGCACAGCGAGCGAGCGTTTTCACCCAGCAGTTTTGGCGCAAGATAAACGATGAGTTCATCAACGACGCCAGCATTCAGCAGCGCACCAGCCAAACTGGCTCCGGCCTCGACCCAAACGGAGTTAATCTGGCGTCTCCCCAGTATCATCATCAGTGCCACCAGATCAACGCCGCCATTGTGCTGCGGTAATGTGACCTGTTCGACACCCTGTGGCCACGTCTGTTCATCCGCTTGTACACGCGCCAGCCAGGTCTGGCCGGGTTGGCTAACCATCCGATGCTGCGGCGTGACGCGCTGCTGGCTGTCCACAATCACTCGAACAGGCTGCCTGAGATCGGCTTCTGAATAACGTGTCTGCACATCGGCGCCCAGCTCTGACCACCGCACAGTAAGAGAGGGATCGTCAGCTAACACCGTGGCACTGCTGCTCAGAATCGCTGCACTCTCCGCGCGAAAACGCTGCACATCCTGCCGCGCCTGCGGTGAGGTAATCCACTGGCTTTCTCCCGACGCCATCGCAGTGCGCCCATCCAAAGACGCCGCCATTTTGAGCTGCACGTAAGGAAAGCCCGTCCGCATACGTTTCAGAAAGCCGACATTCACTTTCTCTGCTTCAGCCATCATCAAACCATGACTGACGGCGATCCCCGCTTGCTGTAAGCGATGTAAGCCACGGCCCGCGACCTGCGGATTGGGATCCTGCATCGCGGCAACCACACGGGAAACACCAGCAGCAACCAACGCATCGGCACAAGGCGGCGTTCGGCCATGATGGCTGCATGGCTCCAGCGTGACGTAGACCGTCGCGTCACGTGCGCGCTCCCCTGCCATTCTCAACGCATGAACTTCAGCATGAGGTTCACCAGCACGGAAATGATAGCCTTCACCGACAATTTCGCCATCACGCACGATCACACAGCCAACATTGGGGTTGGGGGCCGTCGTAAAGCGCCCACGGCGCGCCAGCTCTAACGCCCGCGCCATGTATAATTCATCCTGTGGCACGTGGCCGTTTCCCTGAAAAACGCTCATTCCCAAACCTCTTATCTCTCTCAAATCGACACGGCTTAATCCTGCAAACGCGCGATTTCTTCGCCAAATTCGCGGATATCTTCAAAGCTGCGATACACCGATGCAAAGCGGATATACGCCACTTTATCCAGTTTTCTCAGCGCTTCCATCACCAGATTGCCGACCATCTTGGTCGTAACTTCACGTTCTCCGGTCGCACGAAGATGAGATTTGATGTGATTAATCGCCATTTCGACGTCATCAGAGCTTACCGGCCTTTTTTCCAGCGCTTTCAGCATGCCGCTACGCAATTTATCTTCATTAAAAGGCTCGCGTACTTCATTGCTTTTGATGACTCGCGGCATCACCAGTTCAGCCACTTCAAACGTGGTGAAGCGTTCATGACAAACCAGACACTGCCGACGACGGCGTACTTGAGAACCTTCGCCGACCAGACGGGAATCAATGACTTTGGTATCAACAGCGGAGCAAAACGGGCAATGCATGATGTGTCCTGACCAGTAATCCTTAACGTAGAGACAGTTTACCCTGAATTAACGGACTAACCAAAACTCCTGAATCACGTTGCGAAGGGTTTCGCATCTCTCCCGGTAATAGGATGAAAAAAGCTGTCTCACCTATGACTTAGGCTTAATCGCGGCTAAACTCAGCAACAGGGATCAACGGATCAATGAATAAAACATCGAAAGGGGAACCACAGATATGAGAACCCGATATCGCGTACTGACCTTCCTGCCAGCACTACTTTTGCTCGCAGGGTGCGCCGAACAGCGCCAGATGCCAAAGCTACAGAATCAGATAGGTCAGCTAAACCAGCAATTACAAACGCTGACCGATCAAGCTACGGCATTAGAGCGACAAAATGCGTTGAATTCTCAATCCACCTCTGGCGTTTATTTACTGCCCGCAGCGCAAACCAGCACAATGCTGGAAAGCAACATTGGCAGACTCAGCGTATCGTTACGTAATATCGAAACGGAAGCGAACGGAACAAGTGCATTACTGCATATTCGCACACTTGATGCGAAAGGATTGCCAGCCTTTGGTGCACAGCTTGACTGGGGACGGCTCGACCCGGTGAGTGGCCAGCCTTTAGTCGGCGACACACAAACGCAGTCTTTTATCGTCTCCCCCACGCTGTTACCCAAAGCCGAAGCGATTATTGAATTACGCCTGAGCGGTTTGCCACCGGAAGAACTCGGTTTTGTTCGTTTGCATCAGGTTCAGGAGATACAAAGTCCGCCTCCTGTTGCCGCCACAGAGTCCCCCTAGCAAACGAACTTCCTGACGCTAAGATGCAAAAAACCCCGCAGCGACGCGGGGTTTTTTATGTTTACAGTCGGCAGATTAAGGCAGGATAGACGGTTGGTCCGCCCCTTCTTTTTCCACTTTCTGAACGATCAGGTGTTCACGCTTCATACCCAGTTTCAGTGCAAGAGCAGAAGAAACATAGATGGAAGAGATCGTACCGATGATCACACCAATAAACATCGTCAACGAGAAGCCGTGCAACAAGGCGCCACCGAAGACCATGAGGATCACGATCATCGCCAACGTGGTGGCTGATGTGATAATGGTACGGTGAAGCGTCTGCGTCAGTGAAATGTTGGTGATTTCGTAAGGTGTCCCACGACGAACCTTGCGGAAGTTCTCACGAATACGGTCAGATACCACGATCTTATCGTTAAGTGAATAACCAATTACCGACATCAGCGACGCAATGATCGTTAGGTCAATCTCAATAGAAAACAGAGACAACAGCCCCATCGTGATGATCACATCGTGCCCCAAAGCCAGTACAGCCCCCAACGCCAGACGCCATTCAAAACGAAAACCGATATAAATGAGGATAGCAATCAACGCAGACAGCAGCGCCAGTGCGCCCGCCTGTGCCAAATCGCTTCCCACGCTCGGCCCGACGAATTCAATACGTTTCACCGTCGCATGCTGCTGGAAGGTATCATTCACCACCTTCAGCACTTTGTTACCGAGCGCTTCGTTCTCGCTGCCAGAAACCGGTGGCATACGTACCATCACATCACGACTGCTACCGAAATTCTGTACCTGCGGCTCTGAAAACCCAGAGGTCTCTAACGAACTACGCAAGACATCAAGATCGATCGGTTTTTCAAGGTTAATCTCAATCACCGTACCACCGGTAAAATCGAGTCCCCAGTTAAAACCACGAACACCCATAATCGCGATAGAAGCAATGATCAGCAGGGTGGAAATGGCAAATGCCAATGTGTCCCAGCGCATGAAATCATAGACTTTACGCCCATGGTTTAGTTGTTCAATGTTGTATTCCTGTTCCTGTGCCACAACGCACTCCTCAGATAGACAGCTTGTTGATGCGTTTACCGCCGTAAAGCAGGTTAACGATGGCACGAGTACCGACGATCGCCGTAAACATTGAGGTCGCAATCCCAATCGCAGTCGTGATAGCAAACCCTTTGATAGAACCGGTACCTACCGCATACAGGATGATGACTTTAATCAACGTCGTGACGTTCGCATCAACAATCGAGCTGAATGCCCCTTTATAGCCCTCATGAATGGCCTGTTGCACAGAGCGACCATTACTGAGTTCTTCCTTGATACGTTCGTTAATCAGTACGTTAGCATCCACGGCAACCGCCAGCGTAAGCACGATACCCGCGATACCCGGCATAGTCAGCGTTGCCCCTGGCAACAGCGACATAACCCCGACAATCAATACCAGGTTAGCAACCAGTGCACTGGTCGCAATGACACCAAATTTCTTATAGAAGAAGACCATAAAGAGGATCGATGCGATCAAGCCCCACAAACAGGCTTCCAGCCCCTGAGTGATGTTTTGCATCCCCAGCGTAGGCCCAATCGTACGTTCTTCCACGATCTGAATTGGAGCAATCAGCGCACCCGCACGCAGCAGCAGAGAAAGCTGACGCGCTTCGTTCGGATTATCAATACCAGTAATACGGAAGCTGTTACCCAGTCGCGACTGAATCGTCGCCACGTTGATCACTTCTTCGTGTTTTTCCAGCACCGAACGGCCTGTCGCATCTTTCTTGCCGCTGTCTTTGTATTCTACAAACAGCGTCGCCATCAGCTTGCCGATACTGTCTTTGGTGAAGTTGGACATGGTGTTGCCACCCGCGCTGTCCAGAGAAATATTCACCTGAGGCTGATTATATTCATCCGTACTTGATGTCGAATCGGTAATATGGTCGCCCGTCAGAATCACGCGCTTGAACAGCACCACCGGTGAGCCGTCACGCATGTTCTTCACTTCAGAGTCGCCCGGCACGCGGCCGTTCGCCGCTGCGGTCGCATCAGCATTACTGTTGACCAGACGGAATTCCAGCGTAGCGGTTGCACCAAGAATTTCTTTCGCGCGCGCCGTGTCCTGAATACCCGGTAACTCAACGACGATGCGATCAGCGCCCTGACGTTGTACCAACGGTTCGGCAACGCCGAGTTGGTTCACACGGTTACGCAGGATATTGATGTTCTGCTGTACAGCGTATTCACGCGCTTCACGCAGACGTTCGTCAGACATCACCGCACGTAGCAGGTTGCTACCGCTGCTGCTGAGAACCAGATTGCGATGGCGGGACGTCAGATAGTTAATGCCGTCATCACGCGTTTGCGCATCACGGAAACGAATTTCGACACCGTAATTATCAATCTTGCGCACGGAGGCATAAGGAATGTTCTTCTCACGCAGATCGCTGCGCAAAGAGTCCATAGTTTGTTCTTGCAGTTTACCCAGCGCCGTATCCATATCCACTTCCATCAGGAAATGAACGCCGCCGCGCAGGTCAAGCCCCAATTTCATCGGCTCAGCACCTAACAACCGCAGCCAGGTTGGCGTGGCAGGTGCCAGGTTAAGTGCGACGACGAATTTTTCGCCCAGCTCATTAACGAGTGCTTCACGCGCGCGGAGCTGAATATCAGGGTTAGAGAAGCGAGCCAGAATTGCACCGTCTTCCAGTGCAATCGACTTGCTGGCAATATTTTGTTCTTTTAAGACATTCTGGACTTGGATCAGCGTCGTTTCGCTGGCGGCGGTTCCCCGCGCGCCAGTAACTTGTACCGCCGGATCCTCACCATATAGGTTAGGAAGTGCGTAGAGCAGGCCGACAAACAACACCACGACCAGCATCAGGTACTTCCACAAAGGATAACGATTTAACACGGCAGTTCCCTTCGGGAAAATCGGAAATTACAGGGCCTTAATCGTGCCCTTCGGCAGCACGGCAGCCACGAAATCACGTTTGATAACCACTTCATTGGTTTCATTCAACGCAATCGCAATATAGCCAGTTTCGGACACTTTAGTCACGCGACCAACCAGACCACCGGTCGTTAATACTTCATCACCCTTGCTGATAGAATCCATTAACTTTTTGTGTTCCTTGGCGCGTTTTTGCTGAGGACGCAGGATCATAAAGTAGAAAATCAGACCAAAAACGGCCAGCATAATAACCAGAGAGTACGGGCTTCCCTGAGCCGGAGCGCCAGTTGCAGCTACAGCATCGGAGATGAAAAGACTCATTTAAATATCCTCTTTTTTGTCAAAAGATAAGCTATCAAAAAGATAAATTATCAACCTTACAATCGTAAAAACGCTTCACAGCAAAATGCAATTCATAGCAAACGGGCTTCAGTTGCTTGCGGCAACGTCTTTTTCAGCCAGCGGCGGAATGGGTTTGCCTATCCGCTGGTAAAAATCCACCACAAAGTGCTCTAATTTACCCTCTTCAATGGCCTGACGTAAACCCGCCATTAAACGCTGATAATAACGCAAGTTATGAATGGTATTGAGTCGTGCTCCGAGTATTTCGTTGCAACGGTCAAGATGATGCAAGTAGGCGCGGCTATAATTGCGACACGTGTAGCAATCACAGTGTTCATCCAGCGGATTCACGTCGTCTTTATACTTCGCATTACGGATTTTTACCACGCCATCGGTCACGAAGAGATGCCCGTTACGGGCATTGCGCGTTGGCATCACGCAGTCAAACATATCGACACCGCGACGAACGCCTTCAACCAGGTCTTCCGGCTTGCCAACCCCCATCAAATAGCGCGGTTTATCTTCAGGGATCTGCGGACAAACGTGCTCCAGAATGCGGTGCATGTCTTCTTTCGGTTCGCCCACTGCTAAACCGCCCACAGCGTACCCATCAAAGCCAATGTCTACCAGCCCTTTTACGGATACATCACGTAAATCTTCGTAAACACTTCCCTGAATAATGCCGAACAGCGCGTTTTTATTCTCCAGCTCATCAAAACGCTGGCGGCTGCGTTTCGCCCAGCGCAGTGACATCTCCATCGAGCGCTTGGCGTAATCCCAGTCGGCAGGATACGGCGTACACTCATCAAAGATCATCACGATGTCAGAACCGAGATCGTGCTGAATTTCCATTGATTTTTCCGGGCTAAGGAAAATCGAATCTCCGTTGATTGGGTTACGGAAATGCACGCCCTGTTCGGTAATTTTGCGAATATCACCGAGGCTGAACACCTGAAAACCGCCGGAGTCCGTCAAAATCGGACCGTGCCACTGCATGAAATCATGCAGATCGCCGTGCAGCTTCATAATTTCCTGGCCGGGACGCAGCCACAAGTGGAACGTGTTACCGAGCAGGATCTGCGCGCCGGTCTCTTTTACTTCTTCCGGCGTCATGCCTTTCACCGTGCCGTAAGTTCCCACGGGCATAAAAGCTGGGGTTTCCACTACGCCACGTTCAAAAATCAATCTACCGCGTCGCGCACGGCCGTCCGTTGTTTGTAATTCGTACTTCACTTAACCTCCGGCATCAGAAAAACA
Protein-coding sequences here:
- the ribD gene encoding bifunctional diaminohydroxyphosphoribosylaminopyrimidine deaminase/5-amino-6-(5-phosphoribosylamino)uracil reductase RibD codes for the protein MSVFQGNGHVPQDELYMARALELARRGRFTTAPNPNVGCVIVRDGEIVGEGYHFRAGEPHAEVHALRMAGERARDATVYVTLEPCSHHGRTPPCADALVAAGVSRVVAAMQDPNPQVAGRGLHRLQQAGIAVSHGLMMAEAEKVNVGFLKRMRTGFPYVQLKMAASLDGRTAMASGESQWITSPQARQDVQRFRAESAAILSSSATVLADDPSLTVRWSELGADVQTRYSEADLRQPVRVIVDSQQRVTPQHRMVSQPGQTWLARVQADEQTWPQGVEQVTLPQHNGGVDLVALMMILGRRQINSVWVEAGASLAGALLNAGVVDELIVYLAPKLLGENARSLCLLPGLDQLSQTPEFDIADVRHIGPDLRLRLKPKF
- the nrdR gene encoding transcriptional regulator NrdR encodes the protein MHCPFCSAVDTKVIDSRLVGEGSQVRRRRQCLVCHERFTTFEVAELVMPRVIKSNEVREPFNEDKLRSGMLKALEKRPVSSDDVEMAINHIKSHLRATGEREVTTKMVGNLVMEALRKLDKVAYIRFASVYRSFEDIREFGEEIARLQD
- a CDS encoding DUF3251 domain-containing protein, producing the protein MRTRYRVLTFLPALLLLAGCAEQRQMPKLQNQIGQLNQQLQTLTDQATALERQNALNSQSTSGVYLLPAAQTSTMLESNIGRLSVSLRNIETEANGTSALLHIRTLDAKGLPAFGAQLDWGRLDPVSGQPLVGDTQTQSFIVSPTLLPKAEAIIELRLSGLPPEELGFVRLHQVQEIQSPPPVAATESP
- the secF gene encoding protein translocase subunit SecF → MRWDTLAFAISTLLIIASIAIMGVRGFNWGLDFTGGTVIEINLEKPIDLDVLRSSLETSGFSEPQVQNFGSSRDVMVRMPPVSGSENEALGNKVLKVVNDTFQQHATVKRIEFVGPSVGSDLAQAGALALLSALIAILIYIGFRFEWRLALGAVLALGHDVIITMGLLSLFSIEIDLTIIASLMSVIGYSLNDKIVVSDRIRENFRKVRRGTPYEITNISLTQTLHRTIITSATTLAMIVILMVFGGALLHGFSLTMFIGVIIGTISSIYVSSALALKLGMKREHLIVQKVEKEGADQPSILP
- the secD gene encoding protein translocase subunit SecD translates to MLNRYPLWKYLMLVVVLFVGLLYALPNLYGEDPAVQVTGARGTAASETTLIQVQNVLKEQNIASKSIALEDGAILARFSNPDIQLRAREALVNELGEKFVVALNLAPATPTWLRLLGAEPMKLGLDLRGGVHFLMEVDMDTALGKLQEQTMDSLRSDLREKNIPYASVRKIDNYGVEIRFRDAQTRDDGINYLTSRHRNLVLSSSGSNLLRAVMSDERLREAREYAVQQNINILRNRVNQLGVAEPLVQRQGADRIVVELPGIQDTARAKEILGATATLEFRLVNSNADATAAANGRVPGDSEVKNMRDGSPVVLFKRVILTGDHITDSTSSTDEYNQPQVNISLDSAGGNTMSNFTKDSIGKLMATLFVEYKDSGKKDATGRSVLEKHEEVINVATIQSRLGNSFRITGIDNPNEARQLSLLLRAGALIAPIQIVEERTIGPTLGMQNITQGLEACLWGLIASILFMVFFYKKFGVIATSALVANLVLIVGVMSLLPGATLTMPGIAGIVLTLAVAVDANVLINERIKEELSNGRSVQQAIHEGYKGAFSSIVDANVTTLIKVIILYAVGTGSIKGFAITTAIGIATSMFTAIVGTRAIVNLLYGGKRINKLSI
- the yajC gene encoding preprotein translocase subunit YajC, which encodes MSLFISDAVAATGAPAQGSPYSLVIMLAVFGLIFYFMILRPQQKRAKEHKKLMDSISKGDEVLTTGGLVGRVTKVSETGYIAIALNETNEVVIKRDFVAAVLPKGTIKAL
- the tgt gene encoding tRNA guanosine(34) transglycosylase Tgt — translated: MKYELQTTDGRARRGRLIFERGVVETPAFMPVGTYGTVKGMTPEEVKETGAQILLGNTFHLWLRPGQEIMKLHGDLHDFMQWHGPILTDSGGFQVFSLGDIRKITEQGVHFRNPINGDSIFLSPEKSMEIQHDLGSDIVMIFDECTPYPADWDYAKRSMEMSLRWAKRSRQRFDELENKNALFGIIQGSVYEDLRDVSVKGLVDIGFDGYAVGGLAVGEPKEDMHRILEHVCPQIPEDKPRYLMGVGKPEDLVEGVRRGVDMFDCVMPTRNARNGHLFVTDGVVKIRNAKYKDDVNPLDEHCDCYTCRNYSRAYLHHLDRCNEILGARLNTIHNLRYYQRLMAGLRQAIEEGKLEHFVVDFYQRIGKPIPPLAEKDVAASN